The Halichondria panicea chromosome 10, odHalPani1.1, whole genome shotgun sequence region gttaattaagaatccgacggttaaagggttaagtaGAGGCAGTTCCAAGATTAAGTGATTTAAAACTATAGCAGTACATGAACAGTACCTTGCATGTCATAAGTGGGTAGCCTTTGTAGAGTCTTCAGCTTGTCAGACAACGTCTTTTTTCGAATCAAATTGTTGATCATTGTTAGCTACAGTGAATTATCAGTATTGATCatgccagtataattatacacaagcaaaattaattaaaacaccatATAATACAAGGCGCCAGTTACACATCCCCCATTACCACACACTTTCTAACCTGTGGTCTTGAGGGACTCATTATGCAGGTCTGTGACATGACTTTGTCCTGAGGTCCCCAGCTAGCAGTAGGCCAACTTTTAGCGATGGCAAACTTGTTTACCTCATCCAGTAGGATACTCGCCTCAGCTTCATTCACATTGTCGTCCACTTGCGTTACGACCTGATCTATACTagagcacacaaacacaagggGGTAGGGGTACAAGGGGTGTAGGGATGGGGGGTCACGATCAGACGGTGATATCAGGGGGGTATCGTAAAACAAGGACGAGGGGAGCTCAAAGATGTCCGGATGAGATCGATAGTTGGTTACAAGCGTGGAGATGTAGAATTCTTGTCGGAGTCGCTTGTACGATGAGTGCAGTCGCTCTAGTAACGAAGTAGCAAGACTGTACGATGATGGGACCTCTCCAAACACAAGCATCGCTGGACcaacctgtataattatagaggaaGAGTTAGACATCAAAAATGCAATGCCacagaaactggattattacgTTTTGCATATGTGCTAATGGGGTCAAGCAGAGTTCTATATGCTTATATTCGAggatgcgcatgcatgcagttattttcgagccccacccagtaacTGAATGTTTCTGTGACGAGGGATGACtcattagctagctagaaagtgagcgAGCTAGGCAAGCAGGCGATCCtgactatagatctataattatcatacataATACAGTTCATTTGACCATGCAAGAACTGGAAAAAAATTGGTCTAAGTCCACCTCCGATTCaagtctcacattctctcattTAACAGCGTGCTCAAAGaccttccagatggatatcaccagctatattgctaccatgcactgtacaagctatgGTTCATAGATAAACGTAATTAGCTGAATCAATTCTTTTTGAAAAGCGCTTCATTCTGAGTACAAAAACCTAGAGTTGAGCAtgagcgctaataatccagtttatACAATACCAAAGTTAATTCCATGTAATTTTAGTTTCAATAAACCTCTAGTTAATTGATTTATGCGACATAGTAGTCGCTCGCATAGTTAGtacaggagcccataaaggAAAGAGCATCTAACTCGAGGCTTACGTTTCGTAATTGCCGATAAAATAGCATTTCCTGATATGGAAGGACACTAAGCGCTAGTTAGTATCATGCATAAATTTCTAGACGATACCTTGAACGCTATACCTTCTAAATATATTTTtcggcacttatatttcgtggaatggcctctaaagcATTTCTTTTTGCATAGCCATAATAttcgtgggttgactgcttaccagaagccacacCTTTATTCTTTGCATGTTATACTAATTTTTCGGggacttaattttcatgtaggattgctaacccacaaaaacaACGAAAATTAAACCCCTAGAAAATTTCGTACTACACGGTACATCCAGAATAGGCAATTTTCATCATGCACAAATACTACATACTGACTGACACACAAATCCTAAATGTATATACCTGCTGATCTCCAGCAATCACAATCTTGGTTGTATCAGGATGAGCCAGAGAGAGGGGGGCAATAGCCTCAGGCTCCCGCATCTGGGCCCCCTCATCAATCAGAATATGAGTGAAGAATCGATCACCAATATCTTTAACCAGCTTAGGACGTACCATCATGCATGTCGACATCACAAGATGATTTTGTTGCATGTCTAGAAATTGTCGGTATAAGAGAAAGCTTTTAATCGTTTTGTAGACACTATGCTTGAAGTCATGATCCCTCAGAATAATCACTTCAACATCATCCTCTTTGCCAGTCATCAAATTTTGATAGTGGTCATAGAAGTTATCCACAGACTCTCGCTGTTGAGTGCACACTAGAATACGAGCGGGTTGCTGTTTGATACGAGCTTCAGCAAAGAAGCAGCTGGCAGCCATTGCTAGGAGACGGGTCTTCCCAGAACCAAACGGCCCAACTATGATATTAGGTGGGCCTCGGGGGGAGCAGGTTAGAATGGATTCTAATGCAGCAAATTGATCAGGAGAACAGAGGCTTTCAAAAGGCTTAAGATCGATTCTAATATCAATTGGCTCTTGGCTGAATAAACGAGGAGTAGGCAAAATTTTCTGGATCATAGGTATAACAGTTTTTGATACACACGACTTAAGATGTTTGAAATATGATTGATTTAACTCAAACTTCACCAAAATTCGTGTAAGATCCTTGCTTCCTGTCTCTGGAAGTCCAAGCTGTAATTTCTGCTCCTCTTGCGGTTCAAGcccaatatacatgtacagcttctCCGCAGTATGGCTGTAGTCGTCTCTAAGGATATGAGCTTTACAGATATTCACCTGGCCGCGGTTGAGGATACAAATTGATCCTTGACTGGCTTGTGTTGCATATGCCACTTGATCTTCACTGATGGCTTTCAGGTAGCCATAGCGACAATATCGATCATCGGGTGGTCGTCTCAGAGCTGACGGTTTAAATTCATTCTGATAAAGAAACAAATCATACTCTCCATTGCACCTGTGGGAGTTATAGTCAAACAATGATGGCCTATTTGGCAATACTGAAGATAATACAGAactacattattattattatttggtGTGACTCTTGACCGTGTTAAAATAACTTACTTTTCATCAAGCACCCTTTTACGCTCAATTTTGTCCAGCTTGAGTAGTTCAGTGAACTTGATCTTATAGTTCTCCGCAGATAAGGGGGGGTGTACAACATCCCCACTAGAGGGAGAACGTGGGTCAGGCTGGACACACTTGGAGTTGGGGGATGGGGACATTTGGGACTGACTATCAGGATAAGCAAACTGGGAGGGAGTGGAGATTGAGTGTAATACAAGAATAGAGATGATTTGTGATAAGTGATTTCACTGTTGTTCAGCTCTGCATAAATAATATATACGTACCTAATTAATATACTGCAAAAAAGTGTAAAAGGAGCTGCTACAAATATTCTAGTACCTTAGGAGTTGATACTCTACGATCTTGTTGATAGTCCACTGAGCTTTCAGAATGCGATACACTCAGACTTCGATAACCTCTTCCCCATTGAGCTGTTAATGGTGGGACCTGTTGCTGTGAACCGATTTGGTGTCTCAAAGGGGACGCTTGTCTCCTTGGTCGCATAGCTTCTGAGTCGGAAACAACAGTGAGAGTGTTGACACCCATAGAAAGGGAGCATATCAACCAATGTCAACTATAACCAGATATATAGAAACTCACCTTCACTTATACTGTCATCCTCAGATTCTGCTAACTGAGCATTCCAAGAATCTTGCTCCGCCTTGCTGTGAGCATATGTACAATTGTCTCCATGACGACACGACCCATCTGCATTCTTACAGATGGAAAACTTTTTCCCTGGGGGTAGCCTGTTCGGCATTGGTCTGATTGGTTCAAACACCCAGTCATGACTGAATTCTACATATCGATCTATAAGTATACAACTGCAGAGACGATTAGTTATGGAAAACTCACCTTCACTTATACTGTCATCCTCAGATTCTGCTAACTGAGCATTCCAAGAATCTTGCTCTGCCTTGCTGTGAGCATATGTACAATTGTCTCCATGACAACACGACCCATCTGCATTCTTACAGATGGAAAACTTTTTCCCTGGGGGTAGCTTGTTCGGCATTGGTCTGATTGGTTCAAACATCCAGTCATCACTGaattctacatgtagatctataagtATACAACTGTATGATTGGTTATACGAAATTCACCTTCACTTTTACTGTCATCCTCAGATTTTTCCCCGGGGGGTAGCCTGTTCGGCATTGGTCTGATTGGTTCAACCATCAAGTCATCACTGaattctacatgtagatctataagtATACAACTGCAGAGACGATTAGTTATAGAAACCTCACCTTCAGTTATACTGTCATCCTCAGATTCTGCTAACTGAGCATTCCAAGAATCTTGCTCCGCCTTGCTGTGAGCATATGTACACCAGCCTCTACGACAACACGATCCATCTGCTTTCTTACAGAGGGAAAACCTCTTCCATGGGGGTATCTTTTTCGGCATTGGTCTGATTGCTACATATGCAAGCACAACTTTAGAAAGCTTTGTGGGACGATTGGTTATACGAAACTCACCTTTACTTTTTCTGTCATCCTCTAACTGAGCGTTCCAAGCCTTCTGCTCCGCCTTGCTGTGAGCATATGTACATCTGTTTCTATGACGACACGACCCATCTGCATTCTGACAGAGGGAAAACTTATTCCATGGGGGTATCTTTTTCGGCAGTGATCTGATTGGTTCCAACATCAAGTCATCACTGATGGCTACACAAACAAGCTCTTCTGTGAGGTGGGCCTGAGGAAATGAGCATTCTGTAGTCAGGAGATCAGTGTTCCAGGGGTTGACTTCAAGACAATCCTTACAGACCCAACCATAGAAAGGAACTTGTCTGGATCTTCTAGCCATTTGTAATGATTCTAACGGCTGTTGTTGTGCTCGATCccaaccagccccaccctcttttCTCTGCATATGCCAAAAAatgtgggtggggctggttgaATTATTATACCACAAATTGATATACAgactcgtacatgtacatctagcaATTTCAGGGAGGACCAATAGAAGCTGCTGCTCTTCATGTTTTCTTGGGAGAATTGAAAGGTGCAGCAATTATTCGAGTGGATAGCATTGAGAAAGAGAGGCTGTTTGAGTTGACACTATCTCTACAACAACGTGATTGGACTTGTGCAATGACAAAGCTGTAAATGCTGAAACAGAACTGTGCGTAATCTGAGACAACGCTACTCGAACTCTAGTAAAGACAAGACAAAGACCACCTCTGTAGGGGAGCTTGAAGAGAGATTGGAGATTACAAAGGATGAGAATGAAGTTCTCAAGGAGACATTGGAGGCTACCAAACAAGAGAAGCTAGCAGACATTAAACTACTCCAGGAGCTTATTAGAGAAACTAAGTCTATGTTTGTAGACAGTGTTAGGAAATTATGTGCTGTGCAAAGTTCATAatacatcatgtacatgtgcacggGAACATTTTTTTAAAACTGCTATAAACAGATACATAAGATATAATTAGATCTATATTATATAGCACAGTCACATGTACCAGCTAGTAACTAATAATTTTGACACTACTAACTCACACTGAAAATGAAGCTAACAAGCTATAAGTTGTATAGAAACTTAagaatgtacattgtaataaTACTAGAATTTAAGAATCCAATCGTCCTTGATCTTTCTCATTTTCTTTGAGAGATTCCGAAGAGAAGTATTCTTGGTTAATAACTCATCAGCTGTTGGTCTCTCAGCAGGGTCTGTTGCCAGCAATAGCTTCGCAATTTTTGTCACATTGGGAAGGTTCTCTTTAAATTTGGGAGGGAACTCCAGATTGCGCAGAACTGATAGCACCTGTAcagtcgtgtgtgtgtttgtgcatggGTGTATGTAGTGAGGATGAGTGGACCGTTAAGCTAAAGGGTGTGTACATTGGGGACATAATCTGACCAAGGGAGGGAAATGAAATGCTACTGCTACTGTACCTGGTTTCTGGCCTCGATGATATAGTGAAGCTCAAACAAGATGATACCCAGAGCAAACATGTCTGACTTCTCATCACACGTTTTCCCTTTGATTTGTTCTGGGCTCATGTACAGGAGAGTTCCAGCCTGCATGCTGCCTTTAGAGTGGCCATCAGCTGAGCCATTTTTGGCAGTGTCTAAACCTGTAGGGGCTGAATACCAATATTAATAGAAAGGTTTGCACTGTGCCATGCACCGTTAAGTACAATTATTGTCTGTATAGCATACTAGCTATAAATAGCTAATACAACATACAAACCTTAATTACAGTACCAGAAATTATTTTTGCGATGACTATGTACAattatggtataataattataatgggcaAGTTTTGTAAAGTGCATGGCGCTCTAATTACACCAACTTCGGAAATTGATTTACGAACCTCCAAGTGGCATGGCCACTATTCTTGCTAGCCCAAAATCTCCAATTTTTAAAGTTCCCTCACTCCGAGAGAAAAAAATATTAGGTGGTTTCAGGTCCCGATGTACAAAGCCCTCCTTGTGAATGTACACCAGTGCTTTAAGGATCTGTATGGTAATACATTCATAGAGTAAGGCAACTACTGCACATTTCTAAAGTACCTGTTTGAAGAAGCTCAGAACCTGGCTCTTAGCTCGACTCTTCTCTTCACAGTTTTTGTTCAGCCAGGTGCGCAATGTGTCCCTCTGACAAAGCTCTGTCTGAATAAACAGGCATGTTGGAGGATCGAGTGGAAGGGACGGTTGAAGACATTTGGCCTCAAAGTCTATGGCAGTTTCTGTTATCAGGGATTGAGCAGCTTGAGAGTGGGCAGGTGGAGAGTTAGCACTGTCACTGTGAAATGGGTAGCATATCGATAAGCACATACTGAATATTAAATTACTGAAATGAGACTACTGAGTCAGCAGTGTAAGAGGTCGGTCCAAAAGCACCTATCGAGAGGTCAGCAGAGACAACATGTGTGCTGGTGGAAGTATTTGTTGTATGGGTGGAGCTGGAAGTTGTGGATGTAGACCCCATTGCTGTCGTTACTGGGATCAGTGCAGTTGGCCTAAAGAGAAGGTGACAATAACACAGCAATGCACAACTATGAGATACTCACAATGAATCACTACTCTTTAGCATAGACCACAACTCTTTTGTTGCCCACCCATCCGGAGCTTTCTCTTTCCATGATGTGTGGTAACGGACGATATGGGTGTGTTCCAGGTTAGCCAAGGCCATTACCTCTCTAAGCACCTTGTCTTGCTTCTTAGGGCTATAAAAAGAGCTGGTAAAATGCACGTGTACATAGATACATTTGattctctataataatattatgtcaaAGCATTACCTACATCTTTTTGAAATTTGAGCTAACATTTCACTCACATGTCAGAAAGCCTGATTATCTTCAGTGCATATTCACGCTTGTCCATAATGTACTTCACATGGAACACCACACCAAAGCCTCCCTTGCCAATCGGTGGGTACTTCACCTCATACTCGTCCAGTCTGTGTAATAGGTAGAGGACTGATTAGTAACAAACGACCCAAAACATTGTTCTAGACTTGCAGGTTAACTCAGCCTGCTGCAATGATTACACATTGTAAACTCTAAGTGCTTGCTCACCTGCTAACAGCCTTTGCACTAGTACCACTGGTACTCTAAGGGAATATTTAAACATTAAACACAGCCAATAAATAATATAGCAACGTGATTTGTTTACCTGCGTACTTATTGAAGATGAAGAACGTTGAATAACATCGTCTACATGTAAAAATAATCTTACTTACGAAGACAACACATGTGGAAAGTCACCTTTCATACTAGATCCAGTGGCTTCGTTACTTGTGCCATTGAGGACAGCTTCATCGTCAAGTGCATCGTCAAGTTCATCCTCAAGCAGCAACCGACTAGCTCTCGCTCTTTTTTTGCTCACGTTTAAAGATGGGGGGATAATGAAAGAATGGTACTTGAGACATCTCTTGAGATAATTACTCCAAATTTTCTCTTTCTTTCCGTATTTTTCCAGCATGGTTTGCTCTGTCTTGAGCAGTAGGAACGGGTTGCCAACGGAAACCATAAGTGACTGGGCTCGAGTAATAGATGTATTGAAGATGTGAGGATCACAGAAACTTTTGGTCGGGGTTTGGGTCGAAGAATCAGAGTGGGTCTGCTCAGAGGTACTTAGGAACAGAGCTCGGAACTCCCTACCTGTGAGGAAAATATATATAAATTGAATGTCTATAGACAGTTATTACATACTCCAAAGAAGCTATTAAGTAGAAGCAGTTCTAGAATTAGCAGTACATGAACAGTACTATATATCACAGTCACCTTGCATGTCATAAGTGGGTAGTCTCTTTATAGTCTTCAGCTTTCCAGACACTGCCTCCTTACGAATTAGCTGGTTGATTATCGTTAGCTACAGTACAGTTGTTGTATCAATACACAAGCAGATATATGCACAGTTTAACACATTCCATTACTTGTGAATATGATGGACTCATGATGCAGGCTTGAGACAGGTCCACAGGTCCCCAGCTAGCAGTAGGCCAACTCTTGGCAAACTTATTCACCTCATCCAGCAGGATACTCGCCTCAGCTTCATTCACATTGTCGTCCACTTGCGTTACAGCCTGATCTATACTAGAGCACACAAACACGAGGGGGTAGGGGTAGAGGGGGTGTAGGGATGGAGGGTCACGATCAGACGGTGCAATCAGGGTGGCCTCGTAAAACAGGGACGACGGAAGCTCAAAGATGTCCGGGTGAGATCGATAGTTGGTTACAAGTGTGGAGATGTAGGATTCTTGTCGGAGTCGCTTGTACGATGAGTGCAGTCGCTCTAGTAACGAAGTGGCAAGACCACACGATAATGGGACCTCTCCAAACACAAACATCGCTGAACCAACCTGTAAGGGAGATGAGAGGAATGGTAAAGTACGCTATATCAATATCTGGCAAAAAATATACTTACTACAGAATGTACTGGCAAAAACATCCTATATACCTTTAGATGCTGATCTCCTGCGATCACAATCTTGGTTGTACCAGGATGAGCCAGAGAGAGGGGGGCAATAGCCTCAGGCTCCCGCATCTGGGCTCCCTCATCAATCAGAATATGAGTGAAGAATCGATCACCAAGATCTCTAACCAGCTCATGCACCATCATGCATGTCGACATCACAAGATGATTCTGTTGCATTCCTAGAAATCTTGAGTCAAAATGCTTGAAGCCACGATCCTTTAGAATAATCACTTCAATGTCATCCTCTTTGCCAGCCATCAAATTTTGATAGTGGTCATAGAAATTATCCACAGACTCTCGCTGTTGAGTGCACACTAGAATACGAGCAGGTTGCTGTTTGACACGAGCTTCAGTAAAGAAGCAGCTGGCAGCCATTGCTAAGATACGCGTCTTTCCCGTACCAAACGACCCAACTATGATATTAGGTGGGCCTTGGGGGGAGCAGGTTAGAATGGCCTGTAATGCATCAAGTTGATCAGGAGAACAGAGGGTTTTGTAACGTTTGAGATTGATTTGAATATCAATTGGCTCTTGGCTGAAAGTACGAGGATTAGGGACAATTTTGTGGATGATAGGTACGGCTGCTTTCGATACACAAGACTTGAGATTTTGGAAATACGAATGCTTTAACATGAACTTCACAACAACTCTCATTTGCGTAAAATCTACATTTACCACTTTACGTTGTAATTTTTGCTCCTCTTGGGCTTCAAACCCAATATACAGCTTCTCCTCAGTATAGGAGTAGTTGTCTTGAAGAATATCAGCTTTGCAGATATTCACTTGGCCGAGGTTGAGGATATAAATCGAGCCTTGACTGGATTGGGTTGCATATGCAACTTGGTCTCCGTTGATATTTTCCAAGTAGCCATAGCGACGATACTGAACATCGAGCGGTCGTCTCAGAGCTGGTGGTTTAGTCCCATGCTGATAGAGAAACAGATTGTACTCTCCATTGCATCTGTAGGAGTGGCCAAACAGGACGAAatactgataattatttataaagCACTTAGTGAAATACTTCAagcaatcataattaattataaagcaCTTGGTCTAATGGTGTGACACTTGAGACTAAACTTAAACAATTTACTTTTCGTCAAGCACCCTCTGATGTTCGATTTCCTCCAATTTGAGCAGTTCAGTGAACTTGCTCTTATAGTTCTCCGGAGATAAAGGGGCATGTACTACGTCTGGAACACCCCCACTGGAGGGAGAATGAGGGTGCATGAGGCTGGACATAATTGGGGGTGGGGACAATTGGGGCTGACTACGGCCAACCTGGGATGAGGGGGAGGGTGGAAAGATGGTGAGCAAATGATGCATGGCGAGTATCAATCAGGACTCAATGCTGCCATAAAATAGTTAATATATAGATGTGACACTAGGTCAAAGCTGTGTAAAAACTGCTGTAAATATTTCAGTACCGTAGGAGCTGTTGGAGTTGTAGAATGCGATTGACTCAAACTCCGATAACCTCTCCCTTGAGCTGTTAATGGTGGGGCCTGATGTTGTGGATTGATTTGGTGTATGGAGAAAGCTTGTTCCCTTGGCTGCATACCTTGTGAGTGTGACGAGACAAAAAAAAACAGTTGTGGCACTTGCTATAGAAAGGGTAAATATCAACAGAAATGGACCCATATCAACTACATGACAATTCAAACAGAAGGGATCAGATATGGAAAACTCACTTTCATGCTTGCTGTCATCCTCAGATTTCACTAACATAGCATTCCACCCACCTTGCTCTGCTTTAATTGCTGTGAGCAAACATGCAAACGTCCCCAAAATCACACAACCCATCTGCATTCTTACAGAGGGAAAATGTCTTCCTCCATGGGGGTGGTAATTTGTACGGCATTGGTCTGATTTGCTCCAGTATCCAGTCATCACTGATGGCTACAAGAACAAGCACTCCTGTGTGGGACTGGAATAAGCATTCTGTGTTCAGGAGATCAGTGTTACAGGGGTTGGCTTCAAGACAATCCTCACAGACCCAACCACAGGATGGAACTTGTCTACTAGCCATTCTGTATTGTCAAGAGTATATTATGTCTatgagagtatcgaacgtacaGTCAGATGGCCAGCGTCGTTTATATTTTTTCTACTTCCTGTTTAGTTTATCTTGCAGAAGTAAGGTCCCGTTTTTCTGAGCTGACTTCTAGCTTGTTTATCTTTCTTGCTGCGAGAGTTATGATGTTCTAAACAGCTCCAAAGTGCTTTTCAGTCTTCCAGGAGTCGAATGATACTAATAAAGTATATAGTTTTGCTAGCTGCTTGCCTCTAATCTAGCCCCATTTTTATACATACTGCACAATGAATCACCAGCAGTGCACGTGTGTTGGCACTGTTTAAAATCCCATGCCACAAAATTCAAAGATATTATTTATATATACAAACCAAAAGATCCTCGCGTAGGATTATGACGCATTACCTATAGATCGCAATCATCTactaatgcgcatgcatgcacagaaaAAAGTGATATGTAGAAATAACAAAGCTTGTTACAATAACATATAATCAATGTTACAACATTGTGTAGATATAGCAAGAACATGTGATATACACACATAGTTGATGCAGTTTAAACACATGCCATgtaataattactgtacaaCATGTACTTATGACATACATTGTTCAATTCAGCACTAACATGTAATAATAACAAGTCAAGATGTAGTTACTACTCAATAAATGTAAATACAACATTAAATGCTACAGTGACGCTTTAAATGTAGGAATAGCAAAATGGATCGTAGTTGTAACAAATGCCATgtaataattactgtacaaCATGTACTTATGAGATACATTgttctaactcttcaatctatggttcaaTTCAGCACTAACATGTAATAATAACAAGTGTATATGTATTAATAAAACATGTATTAATGACAAGTTTAGTATGTAGTTAATACACAAATCAATGTAAATTGAATCAAACCATAGATCTACACAAAGGTTAGTAACTGTATTAGCTATACAAGTGTTTATAGTATGGTGGCCTTGAGGGATCATGGTGATCAGTGAACTTTCCATGTGTTGCATATGAACTTTTGTGAGCTGAGCACATTGCCTGACTAGACTGTGTAGTGTTATGGCTGGTGAACAGGTGAGatttaattataatgatgtatGCATGAGACATTAACTGATCCACACATTCATTATATAGAAAATGGATTATTATGTGCTACATTTCACCTTTCACTTTGGCCAACTGTTCTTTCTTGTTCTCTGTTGTGGTGAAGACGACGACGACGACGAGGTGTGCTTCTTTCACGCAATACATTTATTTCATACAAATCCTATTCTCAAATTACAAAGCTTTGAAACAATTTTGTCCTTTGTACTATCCTAGACTATACTCTCAAATTAGCGTGCTAATCAACAATTttaacagtgtacatgtatacgtaataataattattgtgatatcaataataatataagaTTATTCATGGTTCGTTCAGAAATGATCGTTgagcaatgcatgcatgaggtgTTACATTCTTATAACATAAGAGCGCATGGCAATATAAAGCCCTCTGTCACCTATGTATGTATGGGCAGTGAGAGGATGAGGATCAATTAGATGAGATACACATACAACAAATGTTTGATAGGTATGCTCAATCAAATAGCACTGAAGGTGATTGTTAATGCCACACGTTGTAAACCTTTCAGCAACTAGTATTGGGGTTTCAACCATTACTAAAATATCTTTAATCTTCGCAAACTGGGGTAAATCATCATCTTGCCAGCCAACAATGACAAAATCATTCTGGTAGTACTGCTCGCCGTGAATTTTAATCCAGTTAGGCCTAAAAAGTAAGTTAAGTCATTGAATAACAACGAACAGCTGTAATTTCATGACTATACCTACCGTGACACAGCTGTTTCTAGATGTACATTTGGTAAAGCAATCAGTATTTCATGTAGAAGTGGCTCATCAGACAACACAATTGACATGTTACATGTGTGTCAGTAAAAGCAAGAGTTTATAAGTTAATGGTACTTACATGGTCCACATTCAAGTTCATCGTAAGAAAAGAACCTTCCTTGCAGATGTGCAGCCATTAACTTCTGGTGGCGTTTAGCAACGGAATATGGCACATTCTTAAAGTTTCCAATTCTACCAGCTTTCTTgaagtaattattttttgcctCCATTCTCATACACCAAGCAGTTTGGAGAGGGCCCATCCTGTAATTGTAATAATAGACATGATCATAAATAAAAGTCTAGACCAGTTTAGCAATTAAAATTAACGTACATGTTAATTTGAAATTGAAATTCTAAAATTTCAACtgttttatgaaagcttagaaggaatAGCATGCTCAAATCTCATATTTGGAACAGGCCTTCTCATTTTAAAATACAAAGATCTAGATCAACGATACACCACTGTTTCGCatgtattttttttattaacaTCGATGTATAAAATCATAGCTCTGTGAACTGGGCAGGGAACTCCAGATGGCTGCGCAGAGCTGTGAGCACCTGTgaggatgtgtgggtggtgggggtg contains the following coding sequences:
- the LOC135342286 gene encoding 3'-5' exoribonuclease HELZ2-like isoform X4 produces the protein MARRSRQVPFYGWVCKDCLEVNPWNTDLLTTECSFPQAHLTEELVCVAISDDLMLEPIRSLPKKIPPWNKFSLCQNADGSCRHRNRCTYAHSKAEQKAWNAQLEDDRKSKAIRPMPKKIPPWKRFSLCKKADGSCCRRGWCTYAHSKAEQDSWNAQLAESEDDSITEEFSDDLMVEPIRPMPNRLPPGEKSEDDSKSEDSEAMRPRRQASPLRHQIGSQQQVPPLTAQWGRGYRSLSVSHSESSVDYQQDRRVSTPKFAYPDSQSQMSPSPNSKCVQPDPRSPSSGDVVHPPLSAENYKIKFTELLKLDKIERKRVLDEKCNGEYDLFLYQNEFKPSALRRPPDDRYCRYGYLKAISEDQVAYATQASQGSICILNRGQVNICKAHILRDDYSHTAEKLYMYIGLEPQEEQKLQLGLPETGSKDLTRILVKFELNQSYFKHLKSCVSKTVIPMIQKILPTPRLFSQEPIDIRIDLKPFESLCSPDQFAALESILTCSPRGPPNIIVGPFGSGKTRLLAMAASCFFAEARIKQQPARILVCTQQRESVDNFYDHYQNLMTGKEDDVEVIILRDHDFKHSVYKTIKSFLLYRQFLDMQQNHLVMSTCMMVRPKLVKDIGDRFFTHILIDEGAQMREPEAIAPLSLAHPDTTKIVIAGDQQVGPAMLVFGEVPSSYSLATSLLERLHSSYKRLRQEFYISTLVTNYRSHPDIFELPSSLFYDTPLISPSDRDPPSLHPLYPYPLVFVCSSIDQVVTQVDDNVNEAEASILLDEVNKFAIAKSWPTASWGPQDKVMSQTCIMSPSRPQLTMINNLIRKKTLSDKLKTLQRLPTYDMQGREFRALFLSTSEPTHSDASSRNPTKSLCDPHIFNTAVTRAQSLVVAIGNPFLLLKTEQTKLEEYETKGEVWSNYLKRCLDHDSFIIPSSLNLTKKKTKAIRLLLEDELDDDEASLDSTSNESTSMIDEGDFPLQPLPPQDDLLQHSLPSTTVQNSSGTSAMAASSRWNEYEKKDQIGKGGFGVVFHVKHKVDQADYALKIIKLSDVPKKQDKVVKEVTTLAMLNHPNIVRYYNSWKERAPDGWTEEELWSMLKSSNSLPTALIPVTTTMGSTSTTSSSTHIITSTPTDTHVVSSDLSQGAFGLTCRTADSVVVSFCNDADSLPVHSQAPQPLLTETIDSNAECPKIQPSLPLNPPTCLFIQTELCERDTLRTWLGKNCEEKSRTRSQVLSFFKQILEALVYIHQKSIVHRDLKPSNIFFSRGEKDRLKIGDFGLARTVAMPPGAPTGVDTINYHGSANSYSKGSMQAGTFLYMSPEQVKGEKYDEKSDMFALGIILFELHYFMEARNQVLTALRKLEFPPKFEENHLSVTRMVKLLLATNPAERPTADELLSTNSSLRKLSKKVRKAKDDYIL